The Solanum pennellii chromosome 11, SPENNV200 genome contains a region encoding:
- the LOC107003760 gene encoding uncharacterized protein LOC107003760 yields MMGVAGVSGAALLCAIHGATVEKTLFEDIDSSKTFYAFNPTQAEETSSMVTANRLWSQIFGVAFSNKCIRAWMAAQDHPHEKLIFPEEVLPRGKAF; encoded by the exons ATGATGGGAGTTGCCGGTGTATCGGGCGCTGCTTTGCTATGCGCTATTCACGGTGCTACCGTAGAAAAGACATTATTTGAAGACATTGATAGTTCTAAGACATTCTATGCTTTTAACCCAACTCAAGCCGAAGAAACTTCTTCAATGGTCACCGCTAACCGCCTTTGGTCCCAAATATTTGGGGTTGCTTTTTCCAATAAAT GTATTCGCGCTTGGATGGCGGCTCAAGATCATCCTCATGAAAAGCTTATATTCCCTGAGGAGGTTCTACCACGTGGAAAGGCTTTTTAA